TCACGAAGATCGGGGTGAAGAACGGGATGTCGATGCCGAGCATGTAGTAGGTCGGGCCGGCGGGGAAGTCCAGGTTCGGCAGGATGCCGGTGCGCTTCTCCATGGCGGCCTGCATGTTCTCGTACATGCGGACCCACTTCTCGCCGTCGTGGTTGGCGGCGGTGCGGCGCATGGCGGCCTCCATGGAGGGGACACGGGAGTCGCCGCGCTTGTACACGCGGTGGCCGAAGCCCATGATCTTCTCCTTGTTGGCGGCCTTGTCGAGGACCCACTGTTCAGCCTTCTCCGGGTCATCGACCTCGAGGAAGTTGTGCATGACGGCCTCGTTGGCGCCACCGTGCAGCGGGCCCTTCAGGGCACCGATCGCACCGGTGACCGCGGAGTAGGTGTCCGCGGTGGTGGAGGCGATGACACGGCCGGTGAACGTGGAGGCGTTGAAGGAGTGCTCCGCGTACAGGGTCAGCGACTGGTCGAAGGCCTCGACGTCGGCCGGCTTGGTGGCCGGCGAGTCCTCGCCGTCGCCGAAGGCCATGTACAGGTAGTTCTCGGCGATGGACCGCTCCGGGTCCGGGGCGATGAACTCCTGGCCGCGGCGGCGGCGCATGTCGTAGGCGACGACGGTCGGCATCTTGGCCAGCAGGCTCAGGCCGATGCGGCGCACACCGTCACCGGAGCGGTCGTTGGCCTCCGGGTCGGCGGTGCCGAGCCAGGAGGCGGCGGTACGGCAGACGTCCATCGGGTGGCAGTCCTTCGGCAGACCGTCGATGATGTCGATGAGGGCCTGCGGCACCTCGCGCTGGGAGCGCTCGGCCTTCTCGAACTCGGCCTTCTGCTCGGCGGTCGGCAGCTCGCCGTTCCACAGCAGGTAGGCGACGTCCTCGAAGGTGCAGTTGGCGACGAGTTCCTGGACCGGGTAGCCGCGGTAGGTCAGGGAGTTGGTCTCCGGGACGACCTTGGAGACGGCGGTGTAGTCGACGACGACGCCGGCGAGGCCCTTCTTGATGTCAACGTTCTCTTCAGCCATGGTGATGGCTCCTCTCTCAGGGTGGTGGTGGTCCGGTGGTGCCGGGTGGTGCCCCGGCGACCGGTGTCCGGTAGGGGGTGGTGCGCTACTTGGTCGGGTCGTAGTTCTCGCGGGAGTACGTGAAGACGCTGGTGTCGAACTCGTTGTACTCGGAGTAGCGGAGGAGCTCGTAGAGGCGCGACCGGTGCTGCATACGCTCCAGCCACTCCTTCTGCGTGCCGGTCTCGGCGATCTCGCCGAGCGCCTCCTCGACCTGGCCCATGGCGATGCGCAGGGTGGTTACCGGGTAGATCACGGCGTTCATGCCAAGATCCTGCAGCTGCCCGGCGGACAGCAGCTCGGACTTGCCGAACTCGGTCATGTTCGCCAGCAGCGGGATGTCGACCGCCGCACGGAACTTCTCGAACTCCGCCGGGGTGTGGAGGGCCTCGGTGAAGATGAGGTCCGCGCCGGCGTCGGCGTAGGCCTTGGCCCGCTCGATGGCCGAGTCGATGCCCTCGACACCGGCGGCGTCGGTCCGGGCGCAGATGACGAACTGGTCGTCACGGCGTTCCTTCACGGCGGCGCCGATACGGCGGAGCATGACGTCGGTGGGGACGACCTCCTTGCCGTCGAGGTGGCCGCAGCGCTTCGGGTTGACCTGGTCCTCGAGGTGGCAGCCGGCGATACCGGCGTCCTCGAGCTCGGAGACGGTGCGGGCGGCGGACATCGGCTCACCGAAGCCCGTGTCGGCGTCCACGAGGACCGGCAGGTCGGTGGCGCGGGCGATCTGGCGCGCCCGGCCGGCGACCTCGGTGAGGGTGGTCAGTCCGATGTCGGGCAGGGCGAGGTCGGCGGCGACGACGGCGCCGGAGACGTACACGCCCTCGAAGCCCTTCTCCTGGATCGCGCGGGCGACCAGCGGGGAGAATGCGCCGGGCAGCCGGGTGATCTCCGGGGAGTTCAGCGACTCACGGAAGGCACGGCGGCGGTCGGTCGGGGTGACGTTGCTGGAGTAGAGGCCCGCCACTAGAGCACACCGCCCGGGATCTGCGGGGCCTTGGCGAGGACGTCCTCGTCGAAGGTGACGGTGAGCTGGCCGAAGTCGGCGGCGCTGAGGGAACGGGCGTTGCGGGCGGCCTCGAGGAAGCGCTCCTGCTCCTTCTCGGCGACCAGGCCGTCGGCGAGCTTGCGGAACTTGTTCTCGTACTGCTCGCGGGTGAACGGGTGGGCGCCCAGCGGGTGGGCGTTGGCCACGGCCAGCTCGTCCTCCAGGACGGTGCCGTCCTTGAGGGTGACGACGGCGCGGGCGCCGAACGCCTTCTCCTTCGGGTCGTTGGAGTGGTAGCGGCGGGTCCACTCGGGGTCCTCGACCGTGGTGATCTTGTTCCACAGTTCGATGGTGGAGGGCCGGTGGGCGCGCTCGGGGGAGTAGGAGTCCCGGTAGTCCCACACGCCGTCCTCGAGGGCCACGGCGAAGATGTACATCACCGAGTGGTCCAGGGTCTCGCGGGAGGCGTCCGGATCGAACTTCTGCGGGTCGTTGGCGCCGTTGCCGATGACGTAGTGGGTGTGGTGGCTGGTGTGCAGCACGATGGACTCGACCTGCGACAGGTCGCCGATGCGGTCACGCAGGCGGAAGGCCAGGTCGATCGGGGCCTGGGACTGGTACTCCGCGGAGTGCTCCTTGGTGTAGGTGTCCAGGATGCCGCGCTTGCCCTCGCCCTTGGCGGGCAGCGGCACGGTGTACTCGGCGTCCTTGCCGTCGAGCATCCAGGCGATGAAGCCGTCCTCACCCTCCCAGATGGGGGCGGGGGCGCCCTCGCCGCGCATCGCGCGGTCGACGGACTCGATGGCCATCTTGCCGGCGAATGCGGGGGCGAAGGCCTTCCAGGAGCTGATGAGGCCCTTGCGGGACTGGCGGGTGGCGGTGGTGGTGTGCAGCGCCTGGCCGATGGCCTGGTAGATGGTCTCGGCGTCGAGGTTCAGCATGGCGCCGATACCGGCGGCGACCGACGGGCCGAGGTGCGCGACGTGGTCGATCTTGTGCTCGTGCAGGCAGATGCCCTTGACGAGGTCGACCTGGATCTCGTAGCCGGTGACGATACCGCGGACGAGGTCTTCACCGGTGAGGTTCTTCGCGGCGCCGGTGTGCTGGGCGACGGCGAGGATCGGCGGGATGTTGTCGCCGGGGTGGGAGTACTCGGCGGCGAGGAACGTGTCGTGGAAGTCCAGCTCGCGCACGGCGGTGCCGTTGGCGAGGGCCGCCCACTCCGGGGCGTAGGTGCCGGGCACACCGAAGACCGTGGAGCCGGGGGTCACCGGGCGGGTCAGCGCCTGGGCGCGGGCGGTCGACGGCGGGCGGCGCAGCACGGAGGCCACGGCGACGGAGGCGTTGTCGATGATACGGTTGACCGCCATGTCGGCGGACTCGTCGGGAACGGCGACCGGGTCAGTGGCGACCTCGGCGATCTTCCATGCGAGGTGCTCGTTCTTCGGGAAATCCTCCGCTGAGGGGTGGACGCGGACGATGTGGTTCTCCACGGACGGGACTCCTTAGTGTGATAGCGGACACAGGCTTTGTGCAGGGTCCACTATGCCATCGTCCCCGGAGGCCACGTTCATCTTCGAAACAACGGGGGTGACGTGCATTACAGCGGTTGCGCGCCGGGGGTGCCGTTCCTGTGGTCTGACCGGTGGCGGTCCTGCCGCCGTCGGCTGCAGGTCGCAGGGGAATTTCCCGGGGCAGGACGCCGCCACCGGACGTTCCGGCCACGCCCCGGACAATAATTCGCCGACGGGGGTGGCGGATATCACAGTGCCTGTGGTATCAAGAACGACCGTCCCTCAGCCCTGGTGCAGCGCGATCGATCCGCCGGGGATCGAGGCCAGCAGCCGGGCCGTGTACTCCTGCTCCGGATGGTCGAACAGCTCGTCGGTCTCGCCACGCTCCACGATCCGGCCACGCTGCATGACCAGTGTCTCGTCCGCGATCTGCTTGACCACGGCGAGGTCGTGCGTGATGAACAGGTAGGTCAGCCCCATCTCCCGCTGCAGGTCGTTGAGCAGCGCGAGGACCTGGGACTGCACCAGCACGTCGAGTGCGCTCACCGCCTCATCGAGGATGAGCGCCTCCGGGTCCAGCGCCAGCGCCCGGGCGATCGCCACGCGCTGCCGCTGACCGCCCGAGAGCTCCCCGGGGTACCGGGACATCATCGACGTCGGCATCGCGACCATGTCGAGCAGTTCCCGGACCCGCTTCTCGCGGTCCTTCCCGGACCCGACACCGTGGATCTTCAGCGGCTCGGCGATGGTGTTGAACACCGAGTACATCGGGTCGACCGACCCGTAGGGGTTCTGGAACACCGGCTGCACCCGCCGGCGGAACGCCAGTTCCTTCCGACGGTCCAGGGCGGTGACGTCCTCCCCGTCGAACATGACGCGGCCGCTGCTCGGCGGGAGCAGCCCGAGGACCATCTGGGCGACGGTCGACTTGCCGGACCCGGATTCCCCGACCAGCGCGAGGGTGTGCCCGCGCCGCAGGAAGAAGTTGATGTCCTCGGCCGCGGTGAAGGTCTTCTTCCGCCAGGGTCGGTCCCCCTTGACCTCGAAGGACTTCGTCAGGTGCTCGACCTCGATGAGGTGGTCGGACGCCGCCCCGGCCGGGCCGGCGTCCTGCGGTTCCGCTGTGGCCTCCGGGGCCTCCGAGACATGGATGTCGGCGCGCCGGGCGGCGACCGACGGTGCGGCGGCGACGAGCTTCTTCGTGTACGGGTGCTTCGGGTCCTGGAGGATCTCCAGTGCCGGGCCGGACTCGACGACGCGGCCCTGGCTCATGACGATGATGCGCTGGGCGCGTTCGGCGGCCAGCCCCAGGTCGTGGGTGATCAGCAGGACCGCGGTGCCCAGCTCCCGGGTGAGGGAGCCGAGGTGGTCGAGGATCTGCTGCTGCACCGTGACATCGAGGGCGGAGGTGGGCTCGTCGGCGATGAGCAGACCCGGCCGGGCCGCGAGGCCGCAGGCGATGAGGGCGCGCTGGCGCATGCCGCCGGAGAACTGGTGCGGGTACTGGCCGATCCGGTCGGCGGGGTCGGGGAGCCCGGCCTCGGCCATGAGGTCGATGGCGCGCTTCTCGGCCTCGGAGCCGGTGGCGATGTTGTTGTAGCGCAGCGCCTCCTTGACGTGGTGGCCGATCGACCACACCGGGTTGAGGTTGCTCATCGGGTCCTGGGGGACGAGCCCGACGTGGGCGCCGCGCAGTTCGGTGTACCGCTTCTGGCTCGCGTGGGTGATGTCCTCACCGTCGAAGATGATCCGCCCGCCGGTGACATGTCCGTCGCCGGGCAGCAGGCCGAGGATGCTCATCGCGGTGGTGGACTTGCCGGAGCCGGATTCGCCGACGACGGCGACGGTCTCGCCGGGCCAGATGTCGAGGTCCACACCGAAGACGGTGGGCAGCGGCTTCTTGTCGGTGCCGAAGGCGATGTCCACACCGCGCATCGACAGCAGGGGTCGGTCGTTCATCGGGTCCGCTCCTTGGGGTCGAGGGCGTCCTTGAGGGTGTCGCCCAGCAGGATGAACCCCAGCACGGTGAGCGCGAGCGCGCCGGCGGGGTAGAACAGGATCTCAGGGTCCACGCGGAGAGTGTGCTGGGCGGCGGAGATGTCGTTGCCCCAGGAGACGGTGTCCGGCGGCAGGCCCACACCCATGTACGACAGCGTCGCCTCGGCGACGATGTAGATGCCGAGGTTCGTGGTCATCATGACGATGATCGGGGCCAGGCAGTTCGGCAGGATGTGCTTGAACAGGATGCCCGCCCGGGACAGGCCGAGGGCGCGGGACGCCTCGACGTACTCCTCGTTCTTCGCGGCGAGCACGGCACCGCGGATCTGGCGGGCCATCTGCGGCCAGCCGAACAGGGACAGGACGAGGACGACCGTCCACACGTTGCGCACGTCGAAGGCCTGCATGAGGACGATCGCGGCGAGCAGCAGCGGAATGGCGAAGAAGATGTCGGTGAGCCGGGACAGCACCGCGTCCACCCAGCCGCCCAGGTAGGCGGCGACGGAGCCGACGATCACGCCGATCACGGCGACGGCGACCGTGGTGAGCAGTCCGGTGACGACGGAGGCGCGGGCGCCGAAGATGGTGCGGGCGTAGACGTCGTAGCCCTGCTGGGTGAATCCGAAGGGGTGCCCGGACCGGGCGTGCGCCAGTGAGTCCTCCAGAGTCGCGGCCTTCGGGTCGGTACCGGAGAACAGGCCGGGCACGACGGTGACCAGCAGGACGAGCAGGATGATGACGGCGGCGACCCAGAACAGCGGGCGGCGTCGCAGGTTGACCCACGCGGTGCCCCAGAAACCCCTCGGGGCCTCGTCGGGGAGCAGCTGGTCGCGGGTGAGAATGTCGGTGGTCTCGACCTCGGCGACCCAGCGTTCGTCGCGGGGGAGCGGGGTGACGGAAGTTGTGTCAGGCATAGCGGATCCTCGGGTCGAGCAGGGCGTAGAGCAGGTCGATGATGAGGTTGGCCAGCACGAAGATGATCACCAGGACGGTGACCACGCTGACCACCGTGGGTGCCTCGCCGAGGCTCACGGACTGGAAGACCAGACCACCCACGCCGTGGATGTTGAAGATGCCCTCGGTGACGATCGCGCCACCCATGAGGGCGGCGAGGTCGGCACCGATGAAGGTGACGACCGGGATCATGGAGTTGCGCAGCACGTGGTTGCGGATCACACCCCACCGGGTCATGCCGCGGGCCGCGGCGGTGCGCACGTAGTCGGCGCGCATGTTCTGCGCCACCTCGGAGCGGGTCAGCCTGAGCACGTAGGCGAAGGAGACGAGGCCGAGGACGAACGCGGGCAACAGGAGTTTGGTGAACGAACCGTCGGATCCCACGGTGGGCGGGACCACGCCCCACTGGATGCCGAACAGGTACTGGCCGACGAAGCCGATGACGAAGACCGGGACGGCGATGATGAGCAGGGAGATGACCAGCAGGGTCGAGTCGAACCAGGAACCCTTCCGCAGGCCGGCGACGATGCCGAAGCCGACACCGAAGACGGTCTCGATGACCAGGGCCATGACGGCCAGCCGGATGGTGATGGGGAACGACTCGCCGAGGACCTCGGTGACGGGGCGTCCGGAGAAGGTCATGCCGAGGTCACCCTGGAAGATCCCGCCGAGGAACATGACGTACTGGACGAGGAAGGGCTTGTCGAGGTTGTACTGTGCGCGGATCTGGTCGAGGACCGCGGGGTCCGCGGCCTTGTCCCCGGCCAGCGCGGTGACCGGGTCACCGGGGGTGAGGAAGACCATCGCGTAGATGAGGAAGGTCGCCCCGAGGAAGACGGGGATGAGCTGGAGGATCCGTTTGCCGAGATACCACCACATGTCAGTTACCGTCCTTCGTGATCTCGGTGAAGACGGGCATGCCCTTCCAGTTGGACTCCACCCCGTGCAGCTTCGGGTTCCAGGCGGTGGACGCCGCGTAGTACCAGAGCGGGATCTGCGGGAGGTCCTTCATGAGGATGGTCTGCGCCTGGTTGAAGTACGGGCGGGCCTTGTCTCCGTCGGGCTGTGCGGAGGCCGAGTCCAGGGCCTTGTCGAACTCGGGGTTCGAGTACTTCCCGTCGTTGGACGCCGCGCCTGTCCTGTAGTTCGAGGTCAGGAACGAGTCGATGGAGGGGTAGTCCGCGTTCCAGCCGGAGCGGAAGGCCGCGCCGACGGTGCCGTTGACGACCGCGTCCCGCATGGCCTTGAAGGTGGGGTAGGCCTTGCCGGAGGCGTCGATGCCGAGCACCTGGCGGATGCTGTTGGTGACGGCCTCGACCCACACCTGGTGGGAGGCGTCCGCGTTGTAGGCGATCTGGAACTTCCCGCCGTTCCACGGGTGGATTCTGTTCGCCTCGTCCCACAGTTCGCGGGCCTTGTCCGGCTGGTAGGTGAGGACCTCCTTGCCGGGGATGTCGGGTATGCCGCCGGGCAGGGTGGGGGCGCCGAAGTCCTCGGCGATCCGCCGGGCACCGAAGTAGACCTTGTCGATGACGAGCTGCCGGTCGATGGCCATGGAGACCGCGGCCCGGCGCAGCCGGCCCTCCTCGTCGGTCCGGAAACCGGGGAGGTTCTCGGGGATGGTGAAGTTCTGGATGGCCGCGTAGGGCTTGTCGTCGTTACTGTCGGGGAAGTCCGCCCTGTAGGAGGGGTAGGCGTCCGCGCCGACATCCTCACGCATGTGGTCGAGGTCCCCGGACTGCAGGTCCGCGTAGGCGGTGGTCTGCGAGGAGTACATGGTGAAGGAGATGCCCGGGTTCTTCGGCTTGTCGGTGCCGGCGTAGTCCGGGTTGGCCTTGAGGGTGATGGCGACGTTGTGCTGCCAGGCATCGTCCCCGTCGAACATGTACGGGCCGTTGCCGACCGGGTGCTCGCCGAAGGCCTTCATGTCCTCGAAGGCGACCTTGGGCAGCGGGTAGAAGGTGGAGAAGCCGAGCATGTTCGGGAAGGCGACGTTCGGGGCACTCAGGGTGACCGTGAACTCCCGGTCGTTGACCTTGTGGAGACCGGACATCGTGTCGGTGGTCGGCTCCTTTGTCACGTTCCCCTCCTCGTCGGTCTCGCCGGCGACGTCCTTGTAGCCCTTGATCGGCTCGAAGAAGCTTGACTGGAGCTGGGCGTTCTTGACGTTCGCGCCGAAGTTCCACGCGTCGATGAAACTGTCGGAGGTGACGGGCTCCCCGTCGGTGAAGGTCCACCCGTCCTTGAGTCTGATGTCGAACTGCGTGGAGTTGGCGTTCGGGGTGATCGATTCAGCGACACCCATGGTCACCTCGCCGTCGGGGGTGTACTGGGCGAGGCCGGTGAAGAGGGTGTCGATGACGGTGCCGCCGTTGTTCTCGTTGGTGTTGGTCGGGATCAACGGGTTCTGCGGTTCGCCGGAATAGAAGGAGATGTAGTCGGCCGGGGCGGTCCGGTGGTCCGGGACGCAGGCCGTCACCCCCAGGACGAGCGCCACACCGGTGAGGAGCGCGGCTAGTGCTCTGCGGGGTCGGATGTTCATGGTCGGGTTCTTTCGTGCACTGGTCGGTGAGCCGTGCAGGCTCCGGAAGAAACGTCGGAAGAGCTCAGCTGTGCGGATGCCGATGTGGCACCAGACACATCCACTCTATGACGGTGTGAACGTTCACGGTAGAAGACGCGGATTTCCGTGGTGTGTCACCGCTGGTGGGCAGCTCACCGGGGCCGGTGGACCGCAGGTGGGCGGCAGGTGCACGTCCGCATGGAGTTCAGCTCACCGGGGGTCTAGAGTGTGTCCCCATGCGACCTGACTTGTCCGAGTACACGCACTTCTCCGCCGGGAAGGTGCGGGAGATCTACGAGATCGACGAGACCACCCTGCTCATGGTGGCCACCGACCGGATCTCCGCCTTCGACTTCGTCCTCGAGACCCCCATCCCCGACAAGGGCCGGGTGCTCACCGCGATGAGCGACTACTTCTTCCGCCGGATCGACTTCCCCAACCACCTGGCGGGCGGGGCCGACGACGAGCGCATCCCCGAGACGGTCGTGGGACGCGCCCAGGTCTGCCACAAGCTCGACATGCTGCCCTTCGAATGCGTCGTCCGCGGCTACCTCACCGGGTCCGGGCTCAAAGAGTACCGGGCGAACGGCACCGTCTGCGGTGTGGAACTGCCCGAGGGCCTCACCGAGGCCTCGAAACTGCCCGAGCCGATCTTCACCCCGGCGACCAAGGCCGAGATCGGTGACCACGACGAGAACGT
This is a stretch of genomic DNA from Corynebacterium nuruki S6-4. It encodes these proteins:
- a CDS encoding bifunctional 2-methylcitrate synthase/citrate synthase, translated to MAEENVDIKKGLAGVVVDYTAVSKVVPETNSLTYRGYPVQELVANCTFEDVAYLLWNGELPTAEQKAEFEKAERSQREVPQALIDIIDGLPKDCHPMDVCRTAASWLGTADPEANDRSGDGVRRIGLSLLAKMPTVVAYDMRRRRGQEFIAPDPERSIAENYLYMAFGDGEDSPATKPADVEAFDQSLTLYAEHSFNASTFTGRVIASTTADTYSAVTGAIGALKGPLHGGANEAVMHNFLEVDDPEKAEQWVLDKAANKEKIMGFGHRVYKRGDSRVPSMEAAMRRTAANHDGEKWVRMYENMQAAMEKRTGILPNLDFPAGPTYYMLGIDIPFFTPIFVIARVVGWTAHIAEQNENNALIRPLSAYNGEPQRSVTA
- the prpB gene encoding methylisocitrate lyase, producing the protein MAGLYSSNVTPTDRRRAFRESLNSPEITRLPGAFSPLVARAIQEKGFEGVYVSGAVVAADLALPDIGLTTLTEVAGRARQIARATDLPVLVDADTGFGEPMSAARTVSELEDAGIAGCHLEDQVNPKRCGHLDGKEVVPTDVMLRRIGAAVKERRDDQFVICARTDAAGVEGIDSAIERAKAYADAGADLIFTEALHTPAEFEKFRAAVDIPLLANMTEFGKSELLSAGQLQDLGMNAVIYPVTTLRIAMGQVEEALGEIAETGTQKEWLERMQHRSRLYELLRYSEYNEFDTSVFTYSRENYDPTK
- a CDS encoding MmgE/PrpD family protein — protein: MENHIVRVHPSAEDFPKNEHLAWKIAEVATDPVAVPDESADMAVNRIIDNASVAVASVLRRPPSTARAQALTRPVTPGSTVFGVPGTYAPEWAALANGTAVRELDFHDTFLAAEYSHPGDNIPPILAVAQHTGAAKNLTGEDLVRGIVTGYEIQVDLVKGICLHEHKIDHVAHLGPSVAAGIGAMLNLDAETIYQAIGQALHTTTATRQSRKGLISSWKAFAPAFAGKMAIESVDRAMRGEGAPAPIWEGEDGFIAWMLDGKDAEYTVPLPAKGEGKRGILDTYTKEHSAEYQSQAPIDLAFRLRDRIGDLSQVESIVLHTSHHTHYVIGNGANDPQKFDPDASRETLDHSVMYIFAVALEDGVWDYRDSYSPERAHRPSTIELWNKITTVEDPEWTRRYHSNDPKEKAFGARAVVTLKDGTVLEDELAVANAHPLGAHPFTREQYENKFRKLADGLVAEKEQERFLEAARNARSLSAADFGQLTVTFDEDVLAKAPQIPGGVL
- a CDS encoding dipeptide ABC transporter ATP-binding protein, which codes for MNDRPLLSMRGVDIAFGTDKKPLPTVFGVDLDIWPGETVAVVGESGSGKSTTAMSILGLLPGDGHVTGGRIIFDGEDITHASQKRYTELRGAHVGLVPQDPMSNLNPVWSIGHHVKEALRYNNIATGSEAEKRAIDLMAEAGLPDPADRIGQYPHQFSGGMRQRALIACGLAARPGLLIADEPTSALDVTVQQQILDHLGSLTRELGTAVLLITHDLGLAAERAQRIIVMSQGRVVESGPALEILQDPKHPYTKKLVAAAPSVAARRADIHVSEAPEATAEPQDAGPAGAASDHLIEVEHLTKSFEVKGDRPWRKKTFTAAEDINFFLRRGHTLALVGESGSGKSTVAQMVLGLLPPSSGRVMFDGEDVTALDRRKELAFRRRVQPVFQNPYGSVDPMYSVFNTIAEPLKIHGVGSGKDREKRVRELLDMVAMPTSMMSRYPGELSGGQRQRVAIARALALDPEALILDEAVSALDVLVQSQVLALLNDLQREMGLTYLFITHDLAVVKQIADETLVMQRGRIVERGETDELFDHPEQEYTARLLASIPGGSIALHQG
- a CDS encoding ABC transporter permease — encoded protein: MPDTTSVTPLPRDERWVAEVETTDILTRDQLLPDEAPRGFWGTAWVNLRRRPLFWVAAVIILLVLLVTVVPGLFSGTDPKAATLEDSLAHARSGHPFGFTQQGYDVYARTIFGARASVVTGLLTTVAVAVIGVIVGSVAAYLGGWVDAVLSRLTDIFFAIPLLLAAIVLMQAFDVRNVWTVVLVLSLFGWPQMARQIRGAVLAAKNEEYVEASRALGLSRAGILFKHILPNCLAPIIVMMTTNLGIYIVAEATLSYMGVGLPPDTVSWGNDISAAQHTLRVDPEILFYPAGALALTVLGFILLGDTLKDALDPKERTR
- a CDS encoding ABC transporter permease, with product MWWYLGKRILQLIPVFLGATFLIYAMVFLTPGDPVTALAGDKAADPAVLDQIRAQYNLDKPFLVQYVMFLGGIFQGDLGMTFSGRPVTEVLGESFPITIRLAVMALVIETVFGVGFGIVAGLRKGSWFDSTLLVISLLIIAVPVFVIGFVGQYLFGIQWGVVPPTVGSDGSFTKLLLPAFVLGLVSFAYVLRLTRSEVAQNMRADYVRTAAARGMTRWGVIRNHVLRNSMIPVVTFIGADLAALMGGAIVTEGIFNIHGVGGLVFQSVSLGEAPTVVSVVTVLVIIFVLANLIIDLLYALLDPRIRYA
- a CDS encoding peptide ABC transporter substrate-binding protein, translating into MNIRPRRALAALLTGVALVLGVTACVPDHRTAPADYISFYSGEPQNPLIPTNTNENNGGTVIDTLFTGLAQYTPDGEVTMGVAESITPNANSTQFDIRLKDGWTFTDGEPVTSDSFIDAWNFGANVKNAQLQSSFFEPIKGYKDVAGETDEEGNVTKEPTTDTMSGLHKVNDREFTVTLSAPNVAFPNMLGFSTFYPLPKVAFEDMKAFGEHPVGNGPYMFDGDDAWQHNVAITLKANPDYAGTDKPKNPGISFTMYSSQTTAYADLQSGDLDHMREDVGADAYPSYRADFPDSNDDKPYAAIQNFTIPENLPGFRTDEEGRLRRAAVSMAIDRQLVIDKVYFGARRIAEDFGAPTLPGGIPDIPGKEVLTYQPDKARELWDEANRIHPWNGGKFQIAYNADASHQVWVEAVTNSIRQVLGIDASGKAYPTFKAMRDAVVNGTVGAAFRSGWNADYPSIDSFLTSNYRTGAASNDGKYSNPEFDKALDSASAQPDGDKARPYFNQAQTILMKDLPQIPLWYYAASTAWNPKLHGVESNWKGMPVFTEITKDGN
- a CDS encoding phosphoribosylaminoimidazolesuccinocarboxamide synthase, producing the protein MRPDLSEYTHFSAGKVREIYEIDETTLLMVATDRISAFDFVLETPIPDKGRVLTAMSDYFFRRIDFPNHLAGGADDERIPETVVGRAQVCHKLDMLPFECVVRGYLTGSGLKEYRANGTVCGVELPEGLTEASKLPEPIFTPATKAEIGDHDENVSFDRVVLDLGAERAEELRAASLEIYRQAAAIAAEHGIILADTKFEFGLDAAGNLVLGDEVLTPDSSRYWPADTYEEGKVQPSFDKQYVRNWLTGPKSGWSPKDGTPPPELPGSVVEATRERYIEAYERISGSRFADWIGTCSDR